The proteins below are encoded in one region of Puntigrus tetrazona isolate hp1 chromosome 5, ASM1883169v1, whole genome shotgun sequence:
- the LOC122345126 gene encoding interferon-induced protein 44-like, giving the protein MITNFYGNNKRLRVREQRHRHSESPSARTARSRKVQLLQLGEYCSRGRITTRALAQSAFTGRSFTLECNTYKIKKKAGSFYPFSFTDIAGIHDDSSTSIRTEDIRKLLSGHIKDGYTFNSAKTIDEDDQKYNRNPALKDRIHCLVGVLPASTVSLMDGEVIKQMKAVREKARDLGIPQTVIITKVDEACPLVHEDLKKIYTSKKIKEKMEACSYTLGVPISCIYPVKNYHRERATDATMDVLILDALQNIVNFASDYVEDQVSSG; this is encoded by the exons ATGATA ACAAACTTTTATGGCAACAATAAACGACTTCGAGTCCGGGAACAAAGACATCGACACTCTGAGAGTCCTTCTGCACGGACCGCAAGGAGCCGGAAAGTCCAGCTTCTTCAACTCGGTGAATACTGCTCGAGAGGCCGCATCACCACCAGAGCCCTCGCTCAGTCAGCGTTCACCGGGAGAAGCTTCACTCTGGAG tgcaacacatataaaattaagaaaaaggCTGGCTCTTTTTATCCTTTCTCCTTCACCGACATCGCTGGTATACATGATGATAGCAGTACCTCGATACGGACGGAGGACATCAGGAAATTATTAAGCGGTCACATCAAAGATGGTTACACT TTTAACTCAGCAAAAACTATTGATGAAGACGACCAAAAGTACAATAGAAACCCTGCGCTGAAAGACAGGATCCACTGCCTGGTGGGCGTTCTTCCTGCCAGCACCGTTTCTCTGATGGACGGGGAGGTAATTAAGCAAATGAAAGCGGTTCGGGAGAAAGCGCGGGATCTGG GTATTCCTCAAACCGTAATCATAACCAAGGTGGATGAAGCATGTCCTCTAGTTCATGAGGATCTTAAGAAGATCTACaccagcaaaaaaataaaagagaag ATGGAGGCCTGTTCTTACACTCTGGGAGTTCCTATAAGCTGCATTTATCCTGTGAAGAACTACCACAGGGAACGTGCCACTGATGCCACAATGGATGTTCTGATTTTAGATGCTTTGCAAAACATTGTTAACTTTGCCAGTGACTATGTGGAGGATCAAGTGTCAAGTGGATGA